In a single window of the Arachis hypogaea cultivar Tifrunner chromosome 6, arahy.Tifrunner.gnm2.J5K5, whole genome shotgun sequence genome:
- the LOC112696553 gene encoding heavy metal-associated isoprenylated plant protein 5, producing MGGKTDQPKNDTEKKTEGGGNKNDAPSTVVLKLDMHCEGCVKKIKRAVRHFDGVEDVKADISSNKLTVFGKVDPASVRDRLAEKTNKKVELLSPQPKKDSPAADNKPPPEKKPDDKKPEAKKPEEKKPKESTVALKIRLHCDGCIQKIRKIILKIKGVESVNIEEGKDLVTVTGTMDVKEMVPFLNEKLKRNVEMMGPPKKEEDKKNKEGGGEKKVKKEGGGGRGGGDVGKKAVVEEGGTKAVEINKMEHSGYGYPPAPMYWYDGYGPGQTSTSYAVEVNPSSSGAGYPNNQGYPYDYWGYGGGHDVNHHNNQGYTEPPPYYMHPRYPAPQMFSDENPNACSLM from the exons ATGGGAGGG AAAACAGATCAGCCAAAGAATGACACGGAGAAGAAGACCGAAGGCGGAGGGAACAAAAACGACGCTCCCTCCACTGTCGTATTGAAGCTAGACATGCATTGTGAGGGATGCGTTAAGAAAATCAAACGCGCCGTTCGCCACTTTGACg GTGTGGAAGACGTGAAGGCCGACATCTCCTCTAACAAACTAACCGTCTTCGGAAAAGTGGACCCCGCTAGTGTTCGGGACAGGCTGGCCGAGAAAACCAACAAGAAGGTTGAGCTCCTCTCCCCTCAGCCCAAGAAAGACTCCCCCGCCGCCGATAATAAACCGCCGCCGGAGAAGAAGCCCGATGACAAGAAACCGGAAGCCAAAAAGCCCGAAGAGAAAAAGCCTAAAGAG AGCACAGTGGCGTTGAAGATCAGATTGCACTGTGACGGTTGCATTCAGAAAATTCGCAAGATTATCCTCAAGATCAAAG GAGTGGAATCGGTGAACATTGAAGAAGGGAAGGATTTGGTAACCGTTACGGGAACCATGGACGTGAAGGAAATGGTGCCGTTCCTGAACGAGAAGCTCAAGAGGAACGTTGAGATGATGGGCCCacccaagaaagaagaagataaaaaaaacaaagaaggaGGAGGGGAAAAGAAAGTGAAGAAAGAAGGTGGTGGTGGTCGCGGCGGAGGAGACGTTGGGAAGAAGGCGGTGGTGGAGGAAGGTGGGACCAAGGCAGTGGAAATTAACAAAATGGAGCACTCCGGTTACGGGTACCCACCTGCTCCTATGTATTGGTACGATGGGTATGGACCTGGTCAAACTAGTACTAGCTACGCGGTGGAGGTTAACCCTTCTTCATCAGGGGCCGGGTACCCTAATAATCAAGGGTACCCTTATGATTATTGGGGTTATGGAGGGGGCCATGATGTTAATCATCATAATAATCAAGGGTATACCGAGCCACCCCCTTATTACATGCACCCTCGTTATCCTGCTCCTCAGATGTTCAGCGACGAGAATCCCAATGCTTGTTCCCTCATGTGA